Proteins co-encoded in one Marinomonas sp. IMCC 4694 genomic window:
- the prmC gene encoding peptide chain release factor N(5)-glutamine methyltransferase yields MRIDEVLKGAYERLVFVSETAQLDAQLLLAHVLSVSTSYFYTWPEKVISDDMLVAFNQLLDRRAQGEPVAYLLGHQAFWSLDLEVSTFTLIPRPDTEKLVEVALSVLDTGKVSRILDLGAGTGAIALSLASEQPKSTVIGVDLIEAAVALAQRNAVRNNIRNATFVQSSWFDALHGQALFDLIVSNPPYIDPDDEHLSQGDMRFEPRSALVAERHGLADIEHIVATAPTFMKVGAYLMFEHGYDQASAVRECLTTAGFTQVTNFQDLGGNDRVTIGQWFGK; encoded by the coding sequence ATGCGAATAGATGAAGTATTAAAAGGCGCCTATGAGCGCCTTGTTTTTGTCTCTGAGACAGCACAATTAGACGCTCAACTCTTGTTGGCTCATGTCTTGTCGGTGTCTACATCGTATTTTTATACTTGGCCTGAAAAAGTCATTAGCGATGACATGCTGGTGGCATTTAACCAATTGTTAGATCGACGAGCACAGGGCGAGCCGGTGGCCTATTTGCTGGGCCATCAGGCATTTTGGAGTTTGGATCTAGAAGTCTCAACGTTTACGTTGATTCCAAGACCCGATACCGAAAAGCTGGTGGAAGTGGCATTGTCTGTGCTGGATACGGGTAAAGTAAGCCGTATTTTAGATTTGGGCGCCGGAACGGGGGCAATAGCCTTGTCACTGGCGTCAGAGCAGCCTAAATCGACTGTGATTGGTGTGGACCTGATCGAAGCGGCTGTGGCTTTGGCGCAACGTAATGCGGTTCGAAATAACATTCGTAATGCAACTTTTGTACAAAGTAGCTGGTTTGATGCGTTACATGGGCAAGCGCTTTTTGATTTAATTGTATCTAATCCGCCATACATTGACCCAGACGACGAGCATTTATCTCAAGGCGATATGCGTTTTGAACCAAGAAGTGCGCTTGTCGCTGAGCGCCACGGCCTAGCCGACATCGAGCATATTGTTGCGACGGCACCGACTTTTATGAAAGTCGGTGCCTATTTGATGTTTGAGCATGGCTATGACCAAGCCTCAGCGGTTCGAGAATGTTTAACCACCGCAGGGTTTACTCAGGTCACTAACTTTCAAGACTTAGGCGGCAACGACCGAGTTACTATTGGTCAATGGTTCGGTAAGTAG
- the yaaA gene encoding peroxide stress protein YaaA: MKLLISPAKTLDLTTQPSMDTFSVPELVDHSQQLIDAIKPHTPADIASLMKLSDKLATLNVERYQAWQNDHTPTNSRPAIYTFMGDVYTGFDAYSLSKDDILYAQQSLRILSGLYGVLKPLDLMQAYRLEMGTKLNNSRGSNLYQFWGDIIVNTLNDALEKDELLVNLASNEYFKAVNQKKLNAPLITPNFLDEKNGTFKVISFYAKKARGLMARYLVENRCQTLDELNAFDVAGYRYDPAQSTKEVPVFIRPESAQPKK; the protein is encoded by the coding sequence ATGAAATTATTAATCTCTCCCGCTAAAACATTGGACTTAACGACGCAGCCCAGCATGGATACATTCAGCGTACCTGAGCTGGTAGACCATTCTCAGCAACTGATTGATGCCATTAAACCTCACACACCGGCAGACATCGCCTCTTTAATGAAACTCAGCGACAAACTTGCCACCCTCAATGTAGAACGCTATCAAGCATGGCAAAACGACCACACCCCAACCAACAGCCGCCCTGCAATTTATACTTTTATGGGCGATGTTTATACTGGGTTTGACGCTTATTCATTAAGCAAAGACGACATACTGTATGCTCAACAATCATTGCGTATTTTAAGTGGTTTGTATGGTGTACTCAAACCACTCGATCTCATGCAGGCGTATCGTCTTGAAATGGGCACCAAACTTAACAACAGCCGGGGCAGTAACCTGTATCAATTTTGGGGGGACATTATAGTAAACACTTTGAACGACGCTTTGGAAAAAGATGAGCTATTAGTGAACTTGGCGTCGAATGAGTATTTTAAAGCCGTCAACCAAAAAAAGCTCAACGCACCACTCATCACTCCGAATTTTTTAGACGAGAAAAACGGCACCTTCAAAGTCATCAGTTTTTATGCGAAAAAAGCGCGTGGCTTGATGGCACGTTATCTGGTGGAAAATCGCTGTCAAACACTCGATGAACTCAACGCATTTGACGTCGCTGGTTATCGATACGACCCAGCCCAGTCAACCAAAGAAGTACCCGTATTTATTCGCCCAGAAAGCGCTCAACCTAAGAAGTAG
- the prfA gene encoding peptide chain release factor 1 translates to MKESIKLKLESLSDRYDELAVLLSVAEVIMDQDLFRAYSKEYAELEPVVKCFNEFQQIDENIAEAELMMTDSDPDIKDMGVEEYKAGQVQKDALQLVLQKLLLPKDPNDSRNVFLEVRAGTGGDEASIFSGDLFRMYSRYAETQRWKVEIVSASDGEHGGYKEVIARIVGEGAYSKLKFESGAHRVQRVPATESQGRIHTSACTVAVMPEMDELDDIIINKGDLRIDTFRASGAGGQHVNKTDSAIRLTHIPTGVVVECQEERSQHKNRAKAMSLLASRLQAAEQEKAASEQSEARKSLVGSGDRSERIRTYNYPQGRVTDHRINLTLYKLDEIVTGELDVLINPLVNEFQAEQLAALSGDN, encoded by the coding sequence ATGGATCAAGATCTATTCCGTGCCTATTCTAAAGAGTATGCAGAGCTTGAGCCTGTGGTTAAGTGTTTCAATGAATTTCAGCAAATCGATGAAAACATCGCTGAAGCGGAACTGATGATGACCGACTCTGACCCTGATATTAAAGACATGGGCGTAGAGGAGTACAAAGCGGGACAGGTGCAAAAAGACGCTTTGCAACTGGTGTTACAAAAATTGTTGTTGCCAAAAGACCCGAACGATTCCCGCAACGTCTTTTTAGAAGTTCGTGCTGGTACCGGTGGCGATGAAGCGTCTATTTTTTCTGGCGACTTATTTCGCATGTATTCGCGCTATGCTGAGACGCAACGTTGGAAAGTGGAAATCGTTAGCGCCAGCGACGGCGAGCATGGTGGTTACAAAGAAGTTATTGCGCGTATTGTCGGTGAGGGAGCGTATTCTAAACTGAAATTCGAATCTGGTGCACACCGCGTGCAGCGAGTCCCTGCAACGGAATCACAAGGCCGAATTCATACCTCAGCTTGTACCGTGGCGGTGATGCCCGAAATGGATGAGCTAGACGACATCATCATCAATAAAGGCGATTTGCGAATTGACACTTTCCGTGCTTCCGGCGCGGGTGGTCAGCACGTTAACAAAACCGATTCTGCGATTCGTTTGACACACATTCCGACTGGCGTTGTCGTGGAGTGTCAGGAAGAGCGTTCTCAGCATAAGAACCGTGCCAAAGCGATGTCTTTGTTGGCGTCTCGTTTGCAAGCTGCCGAGCAAGAGAAAGCCGCCAGCGAACAATCTGAAGCGCGCAAATCTTTAGTGGGAAGTGGCGATCGCTCTGAACGTATTCGTACTTATAACTACCCACAAGGGCGGGTAACAGATCATCGCATTAATTTGACCTTGTACAAATTAGATGAAATTGTCACCGGTGAGTTGGATGTGTTGATTAACCCTTTGGTGAATGAATTCCAAGCGGAGCAGCTGGCTGCGTTGAGTGGCGATAATTAA